CGTGTTAATTACCCTTTTACTAACATTCAATAATGCTGTCATTTTAAATCAGGGGTAGGGCCTTCCAGAAAAAGAGGCAGGCCCAAGCGTGGCATGTTAGGAACCATCCAAGGCGAGGAGGATTTATCAAGTACGCCGATTAATACCACATGCCACCAATGTGAGTCCTGCAGGAAACTTATTGATTCTAATATACTTATAAAGTTGAATTATTCCCTGCGATTTAGACTGCACTTTTCACTAATCAATCATTTATGCAGATGGTGCTGCAACATCAACTCAAACATCTCCCCTTAATTCGGATGTATCCTCAGCAAAAGGTGATCTTTACTGCGACATTGTTGAAGGAATTGCTCTATATTGCTTAATAAATGACTACCATGTCTGTAGTTGTATAAAACAACTTCTCCATTAGATGTACATGTAGACCAGAACAAATGAAGTGTTATGGTTTTCAAACTTAATATTGTAAATGTACTATGCACAATAACCAAAACTACTTCATGGATGTATTTTACATAACATGTTCTAACACTGTTGTAATATTTATGGTTGATCACTAGGTGTGCAAATTATTTCTGATTATTAATTCAACTTGTGGTAGCCAATCTTGGGGTTGTGCCTTCACGGAAGTGGGGCCGGCCTCTAGTAGTTGTGACTGAGGAAGTGTTAGAGCGCAGGAGATTATCAAAACAGAGAGTTAATGCTGCCCGGGCAAAGAGTGAGTTGTGATCCAAATGTTCATGTGTATCGACACTATCATGCAATAATGCCCTCTTACCTCACATTTGGTCATTATTTATATATTTCTCATGCTTACCCATATTTTCTATGGGGGTGGGGCACATTATGCTGCCTCGTGAGGGTGCTGACGTGCCAGTTTGGCATGCATTAAATTAATATTTCTCCTTTCATATTGGTTATCTGTTGCTGTTAATCAAATGGTTATTTCTATGTTTTGAAATAGAGGAAGGACCTGCAAGGGAGAGGGGTAGGCCTAAGCGTGAAGTGCTCTGAAATTCAAGGATCGTGTCAACGATGTGAGCCACGCTTCCCCATACTTAATCATGTTAGCCCTCTCCGGGAAACTGCTTGTTCCCAATATCTAATCCACCTTATCGTTGCTGTTTGCTGGATCAGGTCATGATGCCCCATCCTGTGATGCAAATCATGAGTTTCGGATCAGCTTAGTTATAACCTTAGCCCAAGATAATCTTTTTGGCtctattttaaaaatgtttgtgTATAGTAATGCCACATATTACCAAACGCCTTTATTCCCTTCGTACAACACTGTTTGGTTTGCCAAATAATTATTGTGGCTTGAAAGCATAGGGTAGCTATTGCCCGGGCAAAGGGTCAGTTGTCATCTAAATGTTCATATATGCCACCACTGTCATGCGATATTTCCCTCCTGCCTCGTGTTTGATCATAATTTATACACTTTTCATGCTTACCCGTCTCTTTTGTATGGAATAAATGCTTACCTCTAAAGGTTGCTTTACGGGGATGGGGGGCGCATCATCCTTCCCGGTGGTGGTTCAGACATGCTTGCGTTGCTTACATTTGAATTAGTTCTTTAAATCTCATAATGGTTATGTGTTTCCCCTAATAAATGGTTACATCGATATCTGGAAGCAGGGGAAGGTCCTTCAAGGAGGAGGGGTGGGCCTAGGCGTGGTATGACAGAGCTTATTGCACATACCCACGGCTTAGAAAGCTATGAAATTCAATGATCGTGTGATCAATGTGACCCACCCTTCAACATATTTAATCATATTAGTCTTCTCTGCGTAAATTATTATTCCCAGTATCTTATGCGCCTTATCGTTGATGTTTGCTTGATCAGGTGATGATGCCCCAGCCTGTCATGCACCTTAGGAATGTCGGCTCAATTCAGTTATATCCCCATCCCAAGGTGATCTTTGTTGctctattttaaaataatttatgcaTAATAATGCTGCGTATTAGTAAATGCCTTTATACCCAACTTACAACACTGTTTGGGTTGCCATAAAATTATTCTCGCCAAACAGGTCTGTCTCCCACTTCTGTTTCTGCACCATTCCATGCACCACCAACAGAGTCTCCAATAGGTACAGTTTGTTGCTCAAAGACAGTTTGCCATCTCTTTGTTTGTGGCAAGCAATAAATTCAGTACATATATACACATTTAGGAACGTAGGCACCTCATATGTTGTGCTTGCACTAGCATCTTGggctttaaatttataaaaaaacacTGTCATGCATAGTCGCACATGTTTCTTTGTTTGGCAATAATCCTTATTTCCCAGCGGCGATAATCTTGCAAAACATTTGTATTTTAAACTTTTAAATGCACAGGCCCTTATGTATGCTTCATTACCTATTTTGATAGATAGTAATAAATAACCAAAACGTAGAGAACGTCCGCCGATTCTTGTCACTCCAGAGGTGTTGGAAAAACGAAGATTATCAAGAAAGAGGATCAATTACTCCCGACCAATAGGTAAGCTAAGCATGTGTTTGACAACCTATGGGCCTCTCAAAACCTTCTCTTAGTTACATGTTCCTCAGTATGAGAGGCACATGACTCCCATTCCGTGAAAGTTATTTGCATTTATTATCTCCCACCTCCCGTTATGAACCTCTTCCACAGAGCGTGTTCTAATGTGCTTTTTTTTTAAAATAGGAGGGGACCCTTTAAAAAAGAGAGGAAGCCCTAGGTCTATCATATCAGATAACACTCAGCTCTTTTGTACTTAATCAGGCCCCATGATTCATCACCGGGATAACAATGATAAGAACAACCAAAAAAAGTGTGTACATCAAAATGTCATAGAACTCTAGATTTCCCAAGAATTCATGTAATATTATCATCTAAATATCCTTCTTATCAACATCTTCAAATTTTTCAGCAGGTGAAGCATCAGGCTCCTCCACAACTGCCCCATGTGACTTGAGTTCGGCTGTAGACTTGCAAGAAGGTATCTCCCGTTCCTGCATTTTGAACAACCTAAAAATTAGTAGGTTTTGGTGTGTATAGGCCCAACTAGTGGTAATACTACTCGAATTACGTGGCTTTACATGAAATATATATGTAGGAGATGTGCTTACATTACTGGAGAACATTGGTAGAAAAGGTTATTTTAAAATTTGCCAATCAATCTCAATATAAAAGGAAATATAAGTACATGTAGATCCCGCATAAGCTGCCAAACTATAACAAccaatttaaaattaaaatttatgtCTACTCTAGCAGAAATGTTATTGGAAGCAACTATATCTATGTCCATAGTTAGTTAAGTTAATGTTTTGAAAATTATCAAAGCTTAATTTTATGTTTTAACACTGACTCTTTCTAAGAATATCAGAAAATGGGTTTCATGTTTTTTTAATACTGGGgtgattcagtcttgctcttaaatgaagattttctttgtctggccttctgacaagaatcacaaaggccatcaggagcaaatactgactttggcagtcctctcacaagatctttcttgaccagctcatttatattgttgaagtttaaatgagagagtttcttgtgccaattccagctttcttcaattgatgctctactcatcagacagattgcagaaccatcagtacttgttgaaagcttagcttcataaatgttaccacgcctgtatcctttcaaaacaactttgcctttagatttacaCACAACTTcgcagtgttcttcaaagaaatcaacatgataacctctgtcacagatttaacttatactcagcagattgtgtttaagtcctgagaccagagctacttctttaatgatgacattcccaagattgatattgccatatcccaatgtttttccaatgttgccatctccataagaaacacttgggtcagctttctccacaaagtctgatagcagggctttatttccagtcatatgtcctgaacatccactgtccagaactagaatatttttcctgttgccctgcaatcacaaagaccactaatgattagttttaaggacccagacttgcttggatcctttggccttatcaagtttgttaacatttgcagcggatttagcatcagagtttatgttaacatttttcttatcagaacttacactatcagactttgaatcagaatttatactagaaggaacaatggaaactttcttcaaagaaggttttaattgataataatcatagtacaaactatgatattccttacaagtataaatggaatgccataaactaccataatgaaaacaaggattctgtggtttatatctaacagactgactcttaactcctgattttgaaggtaaggagttaatgttcttattcttcctgcaaaaagaagccagatggttagaacttccacagttataacatgttttcctaggagtatcaggaacaggtttataatcattgcttttattcacaccttcctttccattcctatttttcctaggtgattttaccttgtttacattcttaacatctttcagcttatgcttaagctgcttcttagtcattaagcctatgtttacttcagctgtcttttcctgttttagtttgtcagaagttaatccctctctaacttctgatttatcattatcagactttatagttacaaacttaacaggttttaactttggcttttgcttaacaacaagcttaatttctacagttcctttatcattcttatcctttCCATAACccaagccctctttccaattttcactacttagcaaattttgagttgttctgccagagttagtccaagtcctgattatctctctttccttttctaactcagtttttagagattcattcatttttagcacttcatccctaacataaaaagcatcatctatATCCTTCccagtttgatggaacataactaactctttttctaagaaatcatttcttttcttaaaagcaagattttcagaagttaatctttcacatgttaaagtttgatctctataactaacaaacatggttttaagatatcttctcaactcattaatatcatcagtatgaaaagcataagtagtctgaggtacctttgtttcagcagcttcagaactgctctcagcactttctttatcagcatttgccatcaacgcatagttctcctcactttcagagtctgagatgtttgtccagcttttctgctttgtgacaagagccttgcc
This sequence is a window from Apium graveolens cultivar Ventura chromosome 9, ASM990537v1, whole genome shotgun sequence. Protein-coding genes within it:
- the LOC141686779 gene encoding uncharacterized protein LOC141686779 isoform X1: MDDQIRGDTIVNEEDVPLGGRGRPPIPVTEEVLECRRLSKQQANASRPKRVGPSRKRGRPKRGMLGTIQGEEDLSSTPINTTCHQYGAATSTQTSPLNSDVSSAKANLGVVPSRKWGRPLVVVTEEVLERRRLSKQRVNAARAKKEGPARERGRPKREVL
- the LOC141686779 gene encoding uncharacterized protein LOC141686779 isoform X3 gives rise to the protein MDDQIRGDTIVNEEDVPLGGRGRPPIPVTEEVLECRRLSKQQANASRPKRVGPSRKRGRPKRGMLGTIQGEEDLSSTPINTTCHQYGAATSTQTSPLNSDVSSAKEEGPARERGRPKREVL
- the LOC141686779 gene encoding uncharacterized protein LOC141686779 isoform X2 — protein: MDDQIRGDTIVNEEDVPLGGRGRPPIPVTEEVLECRRLSKQQANASRPKRVGPSRKRGRPKRGMLGTIQGEEDLSSTPINTTCHQYGAATSTQTSPLNSDVSSAKGDLYCDIVEGIALYCLINDYHVCSCIKQLLH